ATCCTCCCCCGCCCCCAGGACAGCGTCGGCTTCACCCAGGACCCGGTGGCCTGGTTCAAGGGACTGCTGCTGCCCTGGTTCGTCCTCGCGATCATCTTCACCGCCAACTACACCCGGATGACCCGCTCCCAGCTCGTGGAGACCCTCGCCGAGGACTACGTCCGTACGGCCCGCGCCAAGGGCCTGTCCCGCCGCACGGTGTTCTTCCGGTTCGCCTGGCGGGGCGCCATGGGCCCGATCGTCACGATCCTGGGCCTCGACATCGGCTATCTGCTCGGCGGCGCGATCATCACCGAGGAGACCTTCGGCCTGCACGGCATCGGCGCCCTGTCCATCAAGGCGGTACGGGACAACGACCTGCCGCTGCTGCTGGGGGTGGTCCTGGTGGCCGCGGCGGCGATCGTCGTGGCGAACATCGTCGTGGACGCGGTGTACGCGCTGATCGACCCGCGGATCAGGCTGGCGTAGGGAGACCTGATGACCTCACCGCCCGGCCCGCCGCCGGCCGAGCCCTTCCTCTCCGTACGGGACCTGAAGGTGCACTTCGCCACCGACGACGGTGTGGTGCGGGCGGTGGACGGCCTGTCCTTCGACGTGGAGCGCGGCCGGACCCTGGGCATCGTCGGCGAGTCCGGCTCGGGCAAGTCGGTGACGAACCTGGCGATCCTGGGCCTGCACGACCGTACGCGGACCACGCTGGCCGGGGAGATCGTGCTGGACGGCAGGGAACTGCTGACGGCGCGGGAACGGGAACTGGAGAGGCTCCGCGGCAACAGGATGGCGATGATCTTCCAGGACGCGCTGGCGTCCCTGTCACCGTTCCACACCGTGGGCCGCCAGATCGCGGAGACGTACGCCAAGCACACGGGCGCGTCCCGCCGGGAGTCCCGGGCCCGCGCGGTGGAAATGCTGAGGCGCGTCGGCATCCCGCAGCCAGCGCTCCGGGCCGACGACTACCCCCACCAGTTCTCCGGTGGTATGCGCCAACGGGCGGTGATCGCCATGGCGTTGGTCTGCGACCCGGAACTCCTGATCGCCGACGAGCCGACGACGTCCCTGGACGTCACGGTCCAGGCCCAGATCATGGACCTGCTGAGGGACCTCCAGCAGGAGTTCGGCACGTCGATCGTCTTCATCACCCACGACCTCGGCGTCATCTCCCGTATGGCGGACGACATCCTGGTGATGTACGCGGGCCGCGCGGTGGAGCGAGGCACCCGCAACGAAGTACTGAGGACGCCCGAACACCCTTACACCTGGGGCCTGTTGGACTCGATGCCGACGCTGCGCGCCCCGGTGGACGTGCCGCTGTCGCCGATCCCGGGCACTCCCCCGTCACTCCTCGACCCGCTCCCGGGCTGCCGCTTCGAGCCGCGCTGCGCGTTCACCGAACAGACCCCGGAGGGCCACTGCGCGAGCCGGCGCCCCTACCTGCCCCGGACGCCCGCCCATGGCGCGGCCTGCCATCTGACGCCGGCGCAGCGCGTGGAGTACCACGCCGACTACGTGGGCGTGAACCCCGGATGACAGGGAGAGCCTGATCGCTACCCTCTAGGTATGGACTACGCGAAGATGCGCGCGATCGCCGAGGAGCTCACGGCCTACGCCGAAGAGCTCGAAGGGACCTGGAACGTCGAGATCGGCCC
The DNA window shown above is from Streptomyces sp. NBC_01451 and carries:
- a CDS encoding ABC transporter ATP-binding protein; amino-acid sequence: MTSPPGPPPAEPFLSVRDLKVHFATDDGVVRAVDGLSFDVERGRTLGIVGESGSGKSVTNLAILGLHDRTRTTLAGEIVLDGRELLTARERELERLRGNRMAMIFQDALASLSPFHTVGRQIAETYAKHTGASRRESRARAVEMLRRVGIPQPALRADDYPHQFSGGMRQRAVIAMALVCDPELLIADEPTTSLDVTVQAQIMDLLRDLQQEFGTSIVFITHDLGVISRMADDILVMYAGRAVERGTRNEVLRTPEHPYTWGLLDSMPTLRAPVDVPLSPIPGTPPSLLDPLPGCRFEPRCAFTEQTPEGHCASRRPYLPRTPAHGAACHLTPAQRVEYHADYVGVNPG